A single genomic interval of Gammaproteobacteria bacterium harbors:
- a CDS encoding transporter substrate-binding domain-containing protein, with the protein MARTRTLNLIISLLMVFFAGSASADVLDEILERGTIRVGVAEFAPWTIKTASGDLIGFEIELSNSLAKDMGVTPEFKIYEWDSLIPALQQGEIDIIAGGMAITPARALRVEFTRPTATSGTGIATNIEMTENIKTLSDLNDGEIVVAAVTGTASYSVADMFFDRADVKAYATPALAETEVLEGRAHVYLAGMPAARYLAFRASDKIDVPVDKPLLAHSEAIAIRKGEQSLMNFLNAWITAKQSDKWMPTIRSYWFEAMGWVSEKNQ; encoded by the coding sequence TCTAATTATCTCTTTGCTTATGGTTTTCTTCGCCGGCTCAGCCAGTGCTGATGTGCTCGACGAGATACTCGAAAGGGGCACGATTCGCGTTGGTGTCGCGGAATTTGCCCCGTGGACGATTAAGACAGCATCCGGTGATCTCATTGGTTTTGAAATTGAACTTTCCAACAGCCTGGCGAAGGACATGGGAGTGACGCCGGAGTTCAAAATCTACGAGTGGGACAGCCTTATCCCGGCGCTACAGCAAGGTGAGATCGATATCATTGCTGGCGGCATGGCGATTACGCCGGCTCGCGCACTGCGGGTGGAATTTACCCGGCCTACAGCAACATCCGGTACCGGGATCGCAACCAATATAGAAATGACAGAAAATATTAAGACGCTTTCGGACCTTAATGATGGCGAAATCGTCGTTGCCGCCGTCACCGGAACGGCCTCTTATAGTGTCGCCGACATGTTTTTCGATCGTGCAGACGTCAAAGCGTATGCAACTCCGGCGCTTGCAGAGACGGAGGTCCTGGAGGGTCGCGCGCACGTTTACCTTGCCGGAATGCCGGCAGCCCGCTACCTGGCATTTAGAGCCAGCGACAAAATTGATGTCCCGGTCGACAAACCGTTGCTCGCGCACAGTGAAGCAATCGCGATCCGGAAAGGTGAGCAAAGCTTGATGAACTTTCTCAATGCCTGGATAACCGCGAAGCAGAGTGATAAATGGATGCCAACGATTCGCAGCTATTGGTTTGAAGCGATGGGCTGGGTATCGGAAAAAAACCAGTAG